A region from the Methylovorus glucosotrophus genome encodes:
- the guaB gene encoding IMP dehydrogenase, with the protein MRLLQQALTFDDVLLVPAHSNVLPREVSLATQLTRSIRLNIPLVSAAMDTVTEAPLAIALAQEGGMGIIHKNMNIQTQAAHVARVKRFESGVVNDPVTIQPHMTVRDVLALTRQHKISGLPVVDGTKVVGIVTNRDLRFETNLDQPIVNIMTPRERLVTVPEGAPREAVMALLHKHRLERVLVVNDAFDLKGLITVKDIQKSTDHPLACKDAHGRLRVGAAVGVGEGTEERVAALVEAGVDAIVVDTAHGHSQGVLDRVKWVKQNFPQVQVIGGNIATASAALALVDAGADGVKVGIGPGSICTTRIVAGVGVPQISAVSNVEEALRGTGVPFIADGGIRYSGDISKAIAAGAYSVMLGGMFAGTEEAPGEIELFQGRSYKSYRGMGSVGAMQKGSSDRYFQDNEGNADKLVPEGIEGRVPYKGSVIAVIHQLMGGLRASMGYVGCKSIDEMREKAEFVQITSAGMRESHVHDVQITKEAPNYHID; encoded by the coding sequence ATGCGTCTGTTGCAACAAGCGCTTACCTTCGATGACGTATTACTGGTACCGGCACACTCCAATGTGCTGCCACGCGAAGTAAGCCTCGCCACCCAGCTCACCCGCTCTATTCGCCTCAATATCCCCCTTGTGTCTGCAGCCATGGACACCGTGACGGAAGCCCCACTGGCGATTGCTCTCGCCCAGGAAGGCGGCATGGGCATTATTCACAAAAACATGAACATTCAGACGCAAGCTGCCCATGTGGCTCGCGTTAAGCGTTTTGAATCCGGCGTGGTCAACGATCCCGTCACCATTCAGCCGCACATGACCGTACGTGATGTTCTGGCACTTACCCGCCAGCACAAGATTTCCGGCCTGCCCGTCGTTGATGGCACCAAGGTGGTCGGCATAGTCACCAACCGTGACTTGCGCTTTGAAACCAATCTTGACCAGCCTATCGTCAATATCATGACCCCACGCGAGCGTCTGGTCACCGTACCAGAAGGCGCCCCACGTGAAGCCGTCATGGCGCTCCTGCACAAGCACCGCCTGGAGCGCGTGCTGGTCGTGAACGATGCCTTTGACCTCAAGGGCCTGATTACGGTCAAAGATATTCAGAAATCGACGGATCACCCCCTGGCCTGTAAAGATGCCCATGGTCGCTTGCGTGTAGGCGCTGCAGTCGGCGTAGGCGAAGGCACCGAAGAACGCGTCGCCGCGCTGGTAGAAGCCGGCGTTGACGCCATCGTGGTCGACACCGCCCACGGTCACTCTCAGGGCGTGCTGGATCGCGTCAAATGGGTCAAACAGAACTTCCCGCAAGTCCAGGTGATCGGCGGCAATATCGCCACCGCTTCGGCTGCACTTGCACTGGTGGATGCTGGCGCTGATGGCGTCAAGGTCGGTATCGGCCCAGGCTCCATCTGCACCACCCGTATCGTGGCCGGTGTAGGCGTTCCGCAAATCAGCGCCGTATCCAACGTTGAAGAAGCCTTGCGCGGCACTGGCGTTCCGTTTATTGCCGATGGTGGCATCCGCTACTCCGGCGACATTTCCAAGGCCATCGCCGCCGGTGCTTATTCCGTGATGCTGGGCGGCATGTTTGCCGGTACAGAAGAAGCCCCAGGCGAAATCGAACTGTTCCAGGGCCGTTCGTACAAGTCCTACCGTGGCATGGGTTCAGTTGGCGCGATGCAAAAAGGCTCCAGCGACCGCTACTTCCAGGACAACGAAGGCAATGCCGACAAGCTGGTACCGGAAGGCATTGAAGGCCGCGTCCCCTACAAAGGCAGCGTGATTGCCGTCATTCACCAGCTGATGGGTGGCCTGCGCGCTTCCATGGGCTATGTGGGCTGCAAGAGCATAGACGAAATGCGTGAAAAAGCCGAGTTTGTGCAGATTACCTCGGCCGGCATGCGCGAATCGCATGTACACGATGTGCAGATCACCAAAGAAGCTCCAAACTATCATATCGACTAA